The following coding sequences are from one Ornithodoros turicata isolate Travis chromosome 1, ASM3712646v1, whole genome shotgun sequence window:
- the LOC135378711 gene encoding uncharacterized protein LOC135378711, giving the protein MSRTIFKTVIQDTIRTIPFELAPFSYSDNVDYMIKHWSANGMTGVSYEELRTRAELVLQPYLVAMGFPNTPLKIPMFTRIIALLEQNSEFHEEASFHKSTNIYDIYRTFADCKYETYQKQKLQLKLNTFASAGEYAEKTTEKEFYHVLGLLAVNAIFDDELIETLTERSVLQPGGPLMRDVADGLIGHGIVDGLHDGNPTFIHRTIAEFFAAHFLFCKIKKAGSNISRLVTAVLGLYVESNYEQVVTFLDHFATESFPLHSAIIRGDTSSLTGIREEDVYELDHLDRTLLHVAALHADPATLKALPVNESPIRKDKLGMSPIMYAEKLREGSVFDIICDCFSNASSDLAEEFPTAFRNATTEKSLRKSVFYEVVKGNRCSPLRLLLSRLCRKRSECRQGINPDLVDFDTIRDEEGRTLLFYANTTAVLELLLPYCDLLAIDKYGYTVLHYRITWHQQKSPSSLGTIAFEEVEFLFLHSTADFRKSWETTHFQQTTEEVETKLVKLLLRSPAATWRSMLLQSSCQLHVINLLLPHALMCNPAVNTVFSPYSSNKSKATGGAQLDLWRPGSQLLYYSPQKICEVVQRSHDTHLEKLKVLVPYFETGDLIKYTMQFISSDILYEAKNLAVLKHVLLRFDTLFTDKDDYAALHLCARLGKIKKDEALPNFHA; this is encoded by the exons ATGAGCCGCACAATTTTTAAGACCGTGATACAGGATACCATTCGTACCATTCCTTTTGAGCTCGCTCCATTTTCGTACTCTGATAACGTTGATTATATGATAAAGCACTGGAGCGCCAATGGAATGACTGGCGTCTCATACGAGGAACTACGTACAAGGGCTGAGCTGGTGCTTCAGCCGTACCTGGTGGCCATGGGCTTCCCTAACACACCCCTTAAAATCCCAATGTTCACTAGAATTATTGCTCTGCTGGAACAAAATTCAGAGTTCCACGAAGAGGCAAGTTTTCACAAAAGCACCAACATCTATGATATCTACAGAACGTTCGcagactgcaagtacgaaactTACCAGAAGCAAAAGCTGCAGCTAAAGCTTAATACGTTCGCTTCAGCTGGAGAATATGCCGAAAAGACTACGGAAAAAGAGTTCTACCATGTACTGGGTCTTCTAGCTGTGAATGCCATTTTTGATGACGAACTGATCGAGACGCTGACAGAGAGGAGCGTCCTGCAGCCAGGCGGACCTCTTATGCGAGACGTTGCTGACGGTCTCATTGGACATGGAATAGTTGATGGCCTACATGATGGAAATCCAACTTTCATTCACAGGACGATCGCCGAATTCTTTGCAGCCCATTTTCTGTTTTGCAAGATTAAGAAAGCTGGAAGCAACATTTCCAGGCTGGTGACGGCAGTGTTGGGACTGTATGTGGAAAGTAACTATGAGCAGGTTGTGACGTTCCTCGATCATTTCGCAACCGAATCCTTCCCCTTGCATTCCGCGATTATCCGTGGAGATACCTCCTCTCTAACAGGCATCAGAGAAGAAGACGTGTACGAGCTAGACCATCTAGATCGAACGCTACTCCACGTAGCGGCGCTGCATGCAGACCCAGCAACCCTGAAGGCGCTTCCAGTTAACGAGTCACCGATACGGAAAGACAAGCTTGGAATGTCTCCCATCATGTACGCAGAAAAACTTCGAGAAGGGAGTGTATTCGACATAATCTGTGACTGCTTCTCCAATGCTAGCTCCGACTTGGCCGAAGAGTTTCCGACCGCCTTCAGAAATGCCACGACAGAGAAATCCCTCCGGAAGTCTGTGTTCTACGAAGTCGTAAAGGGGAACCGCTGTTCCCCGTTAAGGCTCCTTCTGAGCCGATTGTGCAGGAAACGCAGCGAGTGTCGCCAGGGAATTAATCCCGATCTTGTAGACTTTGATACTATCAGGGATGAGGAGGGGAGAACTCTATTGTTTTACGCAAATACGACGGCTGTGCTGGAACTGCTCCTGCCATACTGTGACCTTCTGGCAATAGATAAATATGGCTATACTGTGTTGCATTATAGAATCACGTGGCATCAACAGAAAAGCCCGTCTTCTCTCGGGACGATTGCCTTCGAGGAGGTAGAGTTTCTTTTTCTCCATTCCACTGCAGATTTTCGGAAGAGCTGGGAGACAACTCATTTTCAGCAGACAACAGAAGAAGTGGAGACCAAGTTAGTGAAATTGTTGCTGAGGAGTCCCGCCGCAACGTGGCGCTCGATGCTGCTGCAATCCTCATGCCAGCTTCACGTCATCAACTTGCTTCTTCCTCATGCCTTGATGTGCAATCCTGCAGTAAACACAGTCTTTTCACCTTATTCGAGCAACAAATCGAAGGCTACCGGAGGCGCCCAGTTGGATTTGTGGAGACCAGGCAGTCAACTGCTTTATTACTCACCCCAGAAAATATGCGAAGTCGTGCAGCGTTCGCACGATACTCACCTTGAAAAACTTAAAGTCTTGGTTCCTTATTTCGAAACCGGCGATCTTATTAAATATACGATGCAGTTCATATCGTCGGATATACTCTACGAAGCAAAGAACCTTGCCGTGCTGAAACACGTACTTCTCCGTTTCGACACTTTGTTTACGGACAAAGACGACTACGCAGCATTGCACCTCTGTGCTAGACTTGGAAAG ATAAAGAAGGACGAAGCGCTTCCCAACTTTCATGCGTAG